DNA sequence from the Terriglobales bacterium genome:
CAGGTAGGCCCTCTGGGCGGCGCGGGTGGCATCCAGTTGCGCCCGACGGACGGCCCCCTCCTGGTCGCGCATCAGGAGCGTGGCCTTGCGCAGCTGGTCGCGGTTCCCGGTCAGGCTGGCGGTGAGCTGTCCGGAGAGCTGCTTTTTCAGGCGCTCCATCTGAGGCTTCAGGCGCTCCATCTCCGGGCGCAGGCGCTCCATCTGTGGGGTGAGGTGGTTGATCTCGATGTCCATCTGGTCGAGGTCGATGTCCAAGTCGTCCATCTCAAGATCCATCTCCGGGCCGAGCAGGTGCCAGGCCGAGGACTGCTCCTTGACTTCGGGCAGGACCAGGGAGAGGGTCTGCTCCCGCTTGTCGCGGATGATGCCGACGGCGACTTTGCCGGAGTGGTGAGTGCGCATGGTGCTGCGCCAGTCGCCCCGGTCGCCGACCTTCTCCTGCTCCACGCGGACGATGATATCGCCCGCCCTGAAGCCGGCGGCTTCCGCCGGACTGCCCTTCTCCACCGAGCGGACCAGGACGCCGGCGCCGTTCCTGACGCCGAAGAATTCGCCGAGCTGGGGCGTGAGGTTCTCCACCAGCAGGCCGCTGCGGCTGGAGCCGGCGAGGACGAACTCAAACTCCCGCGTGTCGATCTTGGGGATGACGACCTTGGGCATCTTCACCTTGGGTCCGACGGAGTAGGCGAAGCTCTCGTGCTTGTGGCGATCGGCCAGGGTGGCGTTCAGGGTCATGGGCTGGCCGTCGCGGCTGATGCCCAGGGCGACGGTGCGTCCCGGAGGAATCTCATGGATCATGCGGCGCAGTTGCTCCACGCTCTCCACCCGGGCTCCGTTAAACTCCAGGATGACGTCATGCTCCTTGAGCCCGGCTTTGCCGGCAGGGGCGTCCTGATCCACCATGAGGACCTCGACGCCGCGCTCTTCCTTGAGCTTGAGGTCGGCCAGGCGCTCTTTGGTGACGTCCTGGGTGTCCACCCCCAGATAGGAGCCGCTCTCGGAATCCACCCAGACGTGCTCCTCGCCGCCGACAACCTCGGCGGGCGGAACAGGGGCCACGTTCTGCGCGGCTTCGGCTGCCGGAGCCACTGCGGCCACCGGCGCCATGCCGGTGGCGCCTAGCCACACGCTGGCCGTCAGGCCCAGCAGCGAGATCAATAGGATGCGAAATGCTTTGCTCATGATGGTTCCTCCCGATAGAGAACTCTTTACTTCTTGGCCCGCAGCAACACGATGTTTCCGGAGGTGGTGCGGATCTTCAGCACCGCGCCTCCGCCATTCACTTTGCCTTCGACCAGGACCTCGTGGGGACCCCACTGGTCCGAATCCGAGACGACGCGAAGTTCGCCGAAGTCGGAGTGCACGCTGCCCTTGGAGCCGGATTCGATGGCGCCGCGGATGGTGACGCCGACGTTCGAGGGCAGATAGACGGTGACGTCGCCGGAGCTGGTCTCCAGCATGGAGTCGGTGAGCGAAGCGCCGCCGGCGAACTCGGCGATGATGCCGCCGGCGCCGGTCTCCACCTGCACGCCGCGGGTGAGGCCGGTGAGATGGATGCTGCCGCCGCCCGAGCCGGCGCTGACCTTGCCCTGGGCCGACACCACGCGGATGCTGCCGCCGCCGGTATTGGCGATGACAGTGCCGCCGGCCTCGCCGATCTCCAGGCTGCCGCCGCCGCTCTCCACCTTGACCGCGGCGCCGCACTTCAGGACGCGAATGCTGCCGCCGCCGGTTTCCGCAGAAACCGCCTGGCGGGCGGAGATCACTTCGATGGAACCGCCACCGCTGGTAGCGGCCACGCTGCCGCCGACTGACTTGATGCGGATGCTGCCCCCACCGGTTTCCACGGAGACGTCGCCGCCCATGTTGCCCAGTTCGATGGAGCCGCCGCCGCTGGAAGCGGTGGCGGGGCCTCCGATCTCATCCAACTGGATGCTGCCGCCGCCGGTTTCCACCGCCACCGTACCGGTGATGCCGTTCACGGCGATGCTGCCGCCCCCGGTATTGGCATTGACCGCGGCGGTGCCGCGGGGAGTGGTGATGTCGAAATCCACCGAGGCCTGGCGGCGGCCGTAGGAGTTGTCGAACTGGCCGCGGAAGAGGGCGATCTGGCCCTGCGACCAGGCCTGGATGCGAAAGTTGGAGAACAGCTTGCGGGCTTCTTCTTCCGAGCCCGCCTTCACCCGCTTGCGCAGGATGTAGGTGAGGTTGGATTGGGCGGCGCCATGCACCTTCACCGAGCCGGCCTCGGTGACCACCTTAATCTCGCGCGGAGCGGGAAGGCTGCCGGTGATCTCCTGCACCCAGGTGCTGCCGTCCTTGTAGACCTTGCTCTCGCTTCCGGCGGGATCGCCGCCGAGGAACAGGGTATCGGCCGAGGCCGCCAGTCCCGCCCACAGCAGGAAGGCGAACGGCCATGCGGCCCGCGACCATTTCTTCAGATTCGGTCTTAGTGCGAATGAATTCAGGCTTTTCACTTATGTCACCTTTCTCAGTCCAATTCCGGCATGGTGGCCAGCACGCGCCGGGCTTCCCGGCGGATAAAGTCGTTCTGGTCCTGTTCGGCGAGCTGTTGGAAGACTTTGCGCACGCTCGAATCCGGCTTCACCTTCTCCAGCAGGCGGATGGCCTCGATGCGCACGCCGGGATTGGAGTCCCCCAGCAAAGCCTCCAGCACGACGTTGCGTACGCGCACGTCTTCGGAGACGTAGTCCCCCAGTCCATCGAGCGCCTTCAGGCGGACGCCGGGATTGCGGTCGTAACGCAGGGCGTACATCAGGGCCTCGCGCACCCGGGTGTCGTCGGGGCGGCGGGTGAGGAGGTTGATGGAGTCCATGCGGACGCCGGAGTTCTCATTGTTGCGCGCGGCGTAGAGCAGAAGCTGCTGGATGCGGGGATCGTCCATCGAACCCTGGGCCGACTCCGGCACCAGGCGGTCGTAGCGCACCTGCACGTTGTTGGAGCCGGGCTCCTGGGTGATGCCGCGGATGCCGGCGATGGAGGACTCGTTGGGAGCGGCGGGGCTGGACCCCGGACGCGAGCCCATGCGGTAGGTGAGCAGCACGCCCGCGGTGAAGCCGACCATGAGGATGGCGGCGGCCAGGGCGGGAGCGAAGCGGATCTGTCGCAGCCAGGCGCCCGGGTCGAAGACAAAGCGCTGCCAGCCGGCGGCGGGGCGGACGGTTTCGAGCGACTCCAGCAAGCGCATACGCGAAGCGGCCACCAGGTTGGGCGTGGGCTCGATGCGAGGCAGCGCCGAGGCCTCCTGCTTCAACTCGCGGACCGAATCCGCTTCGGCGGCGCAGCCGGCGCAGCGCGCCAGATGCTGCTCCAGCTCGTGGCGGGCGTCGTCGCCCAACTCGTCATACAGATACGACGGGATGTTTTCTTTTACCCATTCACAGTTCATAAATCATTCTCAGTCTTTCCCCGCTCGCGCTCATCGCATCTCCGACAGCGTGGCTCGGAGCTTCTGGGTGGCGCGAAATAGCGTGTTCTTGGCCGTGTCCTCGGTGGTGTTGAGCATCTCGCCGATGGTGCGCAGCTTCAATCCCTGGTAGTGCTTCAGCTCGAAGACCATGCGTTCGCGCGGCGTCAGCCGCTCCAGCGCGCGTCCGATCTTGTGCCCCAGCTCGCGCCGCATCAGGTCGCGCTCCGGATTGCTGCCCGCGCGGCCGTCGGCTTGGCGGTCCAGCAGGTCGTACTCGACGCCCTGCTTGTCCACCGCCACCGGCGCCTCTTCCTTCCGCACCTGCTTCTTGCGCAGGTGGTCGAGGCAGAGGTTGGTCACGATGCGGTAGACCCAGGTGTAAAACGAACACTCAAAGCGGAAGCTGCCCAAGTTCCGGTAAGCCTTGAGGAAGGCTTCCTGGAAGATGTCCTGGGCGTCCTGCTCGGAGCGGGTGAGGTTGAGCGCCAGCCGCAGCACCGCCTGGTCGTACTGGCGGACCAGCTCCTCGAAGGCAGCGCGGTTCCCGCGTTGCGCCTCCCGGATGAGGAGGGTGTCGTCGGCTCGGCTCAGGGTCTGGCTGGCCATTCGTCCCCGTTCTCGGGGGATTACCTTGGAACCGCCTGTGAATCCGGGCCCGCTTTGGGCGGAAACGCGATACCTGGGATCGCCAACCGCCAGGGGCAGGGCCACTGCTTCGGCCGGCATGTTTGCTCCTGCTGAGTCTCCGTAAGTCTCACCTTCCGGTGTCTTGCCTTACAACCATTGGACGGAGCAGAGGCGGAACCGTAAGCAGGATTATAGCGGCCCGGAAGGCCCGGAACGCGGCTCCCAGGGCTTCCCAAAGCAGGGGTCTTTGCGCATATCCGCCCGGGGTTTTTCTCCCCGGAAGCCGGCAGAGCGAGGCCAGCTCCGATTATGATGAACCCCCATGCTCAAACCTCGGCGTCTGTTTCCCCTGTTCCTTCTCTTTTTCATCGCCTGGCCGGCAGCGCCGGTCCGGGCCCAGCAAATCTCCTACCATCGGGTGGAGCAGAGCGGCGTCGAGGAACGCCTCAAGGGCAGCCCCAATGACAACCAGGGGCGCCAGAAGAAGCTGCATCAGCTTTTTGACGCGGCCGGATGCAAGGGCGAGACCCTGACCGACGTCGAGGTCGAGGGTTCGACGCTGCCGAACGTCATCTGCAAGCTGGCGGGGGAGTCGAACTCGATCATCGTGGTGGGAGCGCACTACGACAAAGTGACAGCGGGCCAGGGGGTGGTGGACAACTGGAGCGGCGCGGCGCTGCTGGCCAGCCTGTTCGAAAGCCTGGGCAATGAGCCCCGCCGCCACACCTTCCTCTTCATCGGCTTCACCGACGAAGAAAAGGGGCTGGTGGGCTCGGCACAGTTCCTCGAGCAAACGACGGCGGAGCAACGATCCAGGATCCGTGCCATGATCAACTTGGACTCGCTCGGCCTTTCTCCTACCAAGGTCTGGCTCAGCCACGCGGACAAGGGGCTGGCGGCAGCGCTGAACAACGTGGCGCACTCCATGAAACTGCCGCTGGCCGGGGTCAACGTGGAGCAGGTGGGTTCGGCGGATTCCGAGTCCTTCGCCAAGAGCAGGATCCCCAGCCTTACCATCCACTCGGTGACGCAGGAGACCTATCCCGTCCTGCACAGCTCGCAGGACACCCTGGCCGCAATCCACATGGACGAGTACTACGACACCTACCGGCTGGTGGCCGCCTACCTGTCTTATCTCGACCAGACGCTGGCAGTGGGCAAGGAAGCTCCCGCGGCGCAAAAATAGACCCGCGCCCGGAGGCGCGGGTTCGGAGATCGAAGGCGGCGGCTACTCTCCCTTCTCCGCTTCCTTCTCTGCTTCCTTTTCCACGACCACTTTGACGCTGGCCATGACTTCCTTGTGCAGGCGGATGGCGACCTGGAACTCTCCCAGGGCCTTGATAGGGTCGTCGAGGTGCACCTTGCGGCGATCCACGGTGAAGCCTTTGGCTTCGAGCGCATCGGCGATGTCGCCGGAGGTGACGGAGCCGAACAGGTGCTCCTGCTCGCCTACCTTGCGGCGGAAGGTGAGGGTGAGCTCCTGCATCTGCTGCGCCACGCCCTCGGCGTCGGCCTTGTCGCTGGCCGAGCGGCGCTGGGCGGCGGCCTTCATCTGCTCGATGACGGCGCGGTTGCCCTTGGTGGCCTCTATGGCCAGCTTGCGCGGCAGCAGGTAGTTGCGGCCGTATCCTTCGGCCACCTTGACCACATCGCCGCGAAAACCCAGCTTGGGTACGTCTTCTTTCAGGATGACTTCCATGTCAGACTCCGGTCCTAAATTTTATCCGACGGGCGAGTCGCCCGCCGCTACACAAGACCTGCCTTGCTCAGCGGGTGGCGAAGGGCAGCAGGGCGATGTTGCGCGCCTGCTTGATGGCCGCGCCCAGGCGATGCTGGTGCGGCGTGCACACCCCGGTGATGCGCCGCGGCGTGATCTTCCCGCGCTCGTTGATGAACTGCGAGAGCATGCGAAAATCCTTGTAATTGATGCCGTCGATCTTCTCCACGCAGAACTTACACACTTTTCTGCGCCGAAAGAACTTGCGCCCTCCGTCGCGGGACGAGCCACCGGGGCGCGGTCCGCGGTCTCCGCCCGGACTGCGGCGGTATCCCCCGCCGGGCGCGGGCCGGCCCACGTGCGGCGTGCGAGCGGCGGGCGTGGAAACGGTTGGAGTGGTGGAAGTGGCAGGAGTGGCGGCCGCCGTCTCCGGCGCCGTTGCTTCGTTCTTCACTTGCTCGTCAGTCATAACTCTCCTTCGTTGTGGGCGTCCGCCAAGGCGAACGCCGGAAAATGATTACACCGTAGCCGCGGCGGCCGGTTCAGCCCCTGCCTCGGCGGCGGACTGCGGCTTGCGCTTGACCCGCGAATCGCGGATCTTCTTTACCTTCTCCAACCGCTTCTGCTCCTCGTCCACGCGCACGGTGAGGAACTTGATGACCGGCTCGGTCACTCGCATGCGGCGCTCCAGCTCGTGCACCATCTCGCCCGAGCCCTCCACGGTCAGCAGGACGTAGATGCCCTCTTGGAACTTGCGCACCGAGTAGGCCAGACGCCGCTTGCCCATGCGCTCGGTCTTCACCGTGCCGGCGCTGGAGGTGACGGAACCTTCCAGGTGAGCGATCAGCTTTTCCACTTCTTCCTCCGGCACGTCGGGCCGGATGATGAACATCACTTCGTAAATACGCGCCATCTCTTTCTCCTCAGCAGCCCTGGGGCTGCGTCATTTCTCCGGACTCTCCGCCGTACCCCGGCGGTTGAACCGGTTCATCGCCTTGCCGGCGCCCTCGGTGAGCAGCACCTTCACCGCTTCGGCGGCCGAATCCAAAAGCTCATCCACGGCCTTGTACTGCGCCTTGCGGAACGGCGAGAGCACGTACGCCGCGCCGTCCCGCACCGCACGCGCCGGAGCGATGCCCAACCGAATCCTTACGAACTCCTGCGTCTCCAGCGCACCGAAAATCGATTCCAGGCCATTGTGCCCGGCGGAGCTGCCCCGCTGGCGAACACGCATCGTGCCCAGCGGCAGGTCGAGTTCGTCGTGGATCACGATCAAGTCCCGCGACGGCTCGGCCTCGAACTTTTCCACCAGCTCCCGTACCGACATGCCACTCAGGTTCATGAAGGTCTCCGGCTTGGCCAGGAGAACTTCTTTCCCGCCGATCTCGGCCTTGCCGGTCAACGCCCGGCAGCGCCGGTTGGAGACCCGAACGCCGCACTGCTCGGCGATCCGGTCCACCGCCAGGAAGCCCATGTTGTGCGGCGTGAACTGGTACTCGATGCCCGGATTGCCGAGCCCGACGATCAGTTTCACGTCTACTCTTCGTTCCGCCGCGAATGCACGAGATCCTTCCCCTTCGGCTTGCTCAGGGTCAGGATGACGCCCGCGGGCTCGAACGCCCGCGAAAGCGGCGTCACTTTTTCTCCTTCTTCTCGGCCTTTTCCGGCTTGGCAGGAGCCGCCTCGGCCTCGGCGCCTTCCTCCGGCACCTCCTGCTTGCCCTTCTTGATGACCTCGGGCTCGGCGGGGGCGGCCGTGGCAGCTTCGGCGGCGGCTTCCGGCGTCGGCACAACCTCTTCCTTCACCGAGACGATGTGTACCACCGGCTGGTTGGCGTCGGTGAGGAATCTCCATTTGGGATCGTGCGGCAGATCGCTGACGCGCAGCACCTTGCCGAATACCAGCTCGCTCACGTCGACATCAATGTGGCTGGGGATGTCGCCGGGCAGGCACTCGATCTCCACCTCGCGCTGCACTTGCTCCAGGATGCCGCTCTGCTGCTTCACACCCGCGGCTTCGCCCTGCAGCAGCACCGGGACCTTCACCCGCAGGCGCTCGTCCATGGCGATGCGCTTCAAATCCACGTGCAGCAGCGCTCCGTACACCGGCTCGTACTGCCAGTCCACGATCATCGCCTGAGCTGACTCCCCGCCCACCTTCAGCTCGAAGATGGTGTTGTGCCCGGCCTGGGAGTTCAGGATCTGCGTGATGTGCTTGGGGTTGAGGCTGACCGCCATGGCCGGCTTTTTGGCGCCGTAGACCACGCCGGGGATGCTGCCGGCTCGGCGCAGGCGCCGAGCCACGTTCTTGCCGCGCGCCTCTTCCGTTCGCGCTTGCGCTTCCACTACGTTCACGGTTGCCGTGCTCTTCATAATCCTTTCCCTATCTCGAAACTTGACTACGAAAATAGCGTGCTGACCGAGGTCTCCTCATGGATGGACTGGATGGCGCGCGCCACCAGCCCGGCGATGGAGAGCACCTTGATCTTGGGCTCGTTGCGTCCCGCGGCGGTCAGCGGGATGGTGTTAGTGACCACCACCTGCTCCAGCCGCGACTTGGAGATGCGCTCGATGGCCGGCCCGGAGAGCACCGGATGCGAGGCACAGGCGTACACCTTGAGCGCGCCGGCGCCCAACAGGGCCTCGGCGGCGTTGACCAGCGTGCCGGCGGTGTCGACGAGGTCGTCGAGGATCAGGCAGGTGCGCCCCTTGACGTCGCCGATGACGTGCATGACCTCGGCCACGTTGATATCGGTGCGCCGCTTGTCCAGGATGGCCATGGGCGACTCCATCTTCTTGGCGAAGAAGCGCGCGCGCTCCACGCCGCCGGCGTCCGGCGAAACCACGGTCAGGTCCGGCAAATGCAATTCGCGGAAGTAGCCCACCAGCACCGGCGAGGCAAACAGGTGGTCCACCGGGATGTTGAAGAAGCCCTGGATCTGGGGAGCGTGCAGGTCCACCACCAGCGCGCGGTCGGCGCCCGCGGTGGTCAGAAGATCGGCCACCAGCTTGGACGACACCGGGACGCGCGGCTTGTCCTTGCGGTCCTGCCGGGCGTAGCCGAAATAGGGGATGACCGGGGTGATGCGCCGCGCCGAGGCGCGCTTGAGCGCGTCAATCATCAGCAGCAACTCCATCAGGTGCTGGTCCACGGGGAAGCTGGTGGGCTGCACCACGAAGACGTCCGCCCCGCGCACGTTCTCCAGGATCTGCACGTACACCTCGCCGTCGGAGAAGCGGCTGACGTTGCACTGGCCGCGGGTCATGCCCAGGAAGTTGCAGATCTCATCCGCCAGCGGCTCATTGGCCGATCCGGAGAAGATCTTGAACTTGTCGTCGCGGCGCGCGCGTTGCGGCTTGCGCTCCGGCTTGGACTGCTCGTCCGCCTGGCTCTTCTTGTCGGTCGTGGTCGCTATGGTCGCCATATTTCCTCCGCTGGTCTGGTTGAACCGCGTTGGACCCCGCTTCCTGCCCCCTGCTTCATCTCTGGCTGGGCGGCTAGGATTCGAACCTAGACTAAGTGCTCCAAAGGCACTTGACCTACCCTTAGTCGACCGCCCAAACCCCGTGTATCGTTTCTCGTGTCTCGTCTCTCGAGAAACCAGAAACGAGAAACTAGAAACCCAGCATCCGCTTCCAATACCCCCGCCGCGGCAAGGTCATGGTCGCCAGCGCCGGGATGCCCTGCTTCTTCAGCCGGGCCGCCGCTTTCTTCGCCGCCGCCGCCGAGCCAAACAGCCCATAGAGCGCCGAGCCCGAGCCGGAGAGCGACACGTACCTCGCCCCACTGGCTATCAGGGCACTCTTCACGTCACGCAATTCGGGATATTGAGGAAAGACGACCTGCTCGAAGTCGTTTTCTATCCCGGTACGGACTAGGTCGAGAAGCAGTGCCTCGGCCCGGTCCCCGCCCTTTGCGGGAACACCGGTTGGGGAACCACTCAGCCACCCCACCATCGAGTGGCTGCAAGCACTGATTCTATCGGACTCGTCGCCACCCGTCAATTTGCCGCCCGCGTCCGTCCCGGCGAGCTTGTCCCAGTCGGCAAAGGCTTGGGGAGTGGAAACACTGATCTCCGGCGTGGCCACCACACAGGACAAAGGCGGCAGATCCTCCAGGGGATAGACCTCTTCCCCGCGGCCCAGGCCCAGCACCGTCCCACCCAGCAGGAACAGCGGGACGTCGGAGCCGACCGCGGCCGCCAGGCGCATGCGCTCGGCGGCCGGAAGGCGCGCTTTGAGCGCCCGCTCCAGCCCGAAGAGCGTGGCGGCGGCGTTCGAAGAGGCCGCGCCCAGGCCTCCCTGCACCGGGAGGCGTTTCTCGATGTGGATGGTGACATGGCGGCGCGCGTCCAGCGCGGCAAGCGCCAGCTCCGCCATGCGGTGGCAAGTGTTGGACTCGTTTTCCGGCACGCCCGGGTGGCCGCAGCGAATCTCGATGCCGCGGCCGCTCGCCACCTCCACGCGCACCCGGTCGTGGAGCGCGATGGTCTGATAGACGGTGCGCAGCTCGTGGAAGCCGTCCTCGCGCCGGGGGCCGATGGCCAGCCCGAGGTTGATCTTAGCGAAGGAGCGGACGCTGACCGGCATGAGGAGAGGATTCTAAATCAGCCGTCCGCAATCCGCAGGAGAGCGTCAGGCATCCTGCGGCTGGCGGAAAGGCAGGAGGCGGCGGATGCGCTCATCTCGCAGATACAGGCCGGCCCAGACGAAGATGCCGAGAATGAGGGCGGTGGGCCAGCCGGGGTCGCCGATGCGCACGTGGGTGGCGATTGCGCCGCCGAGATAGCCGGTCATCAGGATGGCGCCCAACACCGCGGTGCGCGGGATGGCGTAGATCAGCGCCGAACCGAGTTCGAGCACACCGACGACCAGGATCGTGCTCTCCTGGTAGCCGAACTTGCTCATGCCCTCGACCACCTGCGGCGTGCGCGCGAACGCCATGGCGGCACTCGTTGCCAGCACCAGAACAGGGAGAGCGCTGAGAATCCGTCCTGTCCAGAGGAGCCAGGGCTTTTGGGTGTGCGATGTGGTAGGCATGAGTGCGCTCCTTCTTCAGGGTGAGAGATGCGGCAGCAGGGACGGTCGATTCGTCCCGAACAAAGATTTCACAGGAAAAAGAAAACAAATACCAGCAAAAAGCCTGACATCGAGGCTGCGGCTCGGTATGCTTCCCTTCGGAAAGGCAGGTCCCTCGACCCGCGCTCGCTCGGGATGACAACGTTTAATTTTGCTTTGGTATGCAACGTCGATTTTGTTTGGCATGGCAACAGTGATTCCGGAATGACAACCACCGGTTGCCGAGGTGAGGAATGCGACTGAGGCTCTCTGACCTGTGGAGCTGGCAGGGGACCATCGACCGCGGGCCCTACGCCGTTTGGGGCGTGTTGCTGTTCGCGTTCAAGCACAACCTCGACCGCGTGGTGGCTTCCTGGGTCTTCAAGGAGCCGTGGGGGATCTTCAACTACCTGCTGCCGGGCGCGGCATCTTCGCTGCTCGACCTGCCACGGAGCGAGCGGCTCTTCTTCGCCGTGATGGTGGCGATGGCGCTGCCCTTCATCTGGAGCGGCGTGGCGCTCACCCTGCGCCGGCTGCGCGACGCCGGGCTGCCCTTGCCCATGGTGGCGCTGTTCTTCGTGCCCGTGCTCAACCTGTTCTTCTTCGTGATTCTGAGCTTCGCGCCCCCGCGCCCGGCGATCGAGACGTCGGCCGCGGTCCGCGGGCAAAGCTGGCTGGATCGCGTCATCCCTAAGAGCACGCTGGGCAGCGCTGCCGTCAGCGTCCTGCTGACCCTGCCCATCACCGTCTTCCTCACGGTGGTGGGCGCTGAGTTTTTCAGGAACTACGGCTGGGGCCTGTTCATCGGCCTGCCCTTCGGCATGGGCCTGATCTCGGTCCTGATCCACGGCTATCAACGGCCGCGCAGCTTCCCCAGTTGCATCCTGGTGGCGCTGACCTCGGTGACCTTGGCGGGCGTGGCGCTGCTCGCACTGGCCCTCGAGGGCGTGGTCTGCCTGATCATGGCGGCGCCGCTGGCCATCCCGCTGGCGCTCATGGGCGGGATGATCGGCTACGTCATCCAGCGGCGGCGGCTGGAGCCGAGCCCCGTGATGGCCGCCATACTGCTGGCCCTGCCGGGATTGATGGGGCTGGAGCACGCGGCAGCGCCTCAGCCGCGAATGCTGCAAGTAACCTCTTCCGTCGTGGTCAACGCGTCGCCGGAGCAGGTGTGGCGGAACGTGGTCTCGTTCTCCGAGCTGCCGCCGCCCGACGAGTGGGTCTTCCAGA
Encoded proteins:
- a CDS encoding SRPBCC family protein; translation: MRLRLSDLWSWQGTIDRGPYAVWGVLLFAFKHNLDRVVASWVFKEPWGIFNYLLPGAASSLLDLPRSERLFFAVMVAMALPFIWSGVALTLRRLRDAGLPLPMVALFFVPVLNLFFFVILSFAPPRPAIETSAAVRGQSWLDRVIPKSTLGSAAVSVLLTLPITVFLTVVGAEFFRNYGWGLFIGLPFGMGLISVLIHGYQRPRSFPSCILVALTSVTLAGVALLALALEGVVCLIMAAPLAIPLALMGGMIGYVIQRRRLEPSPVMAAILLALPGLMGLEHAAAPQPRMLQVTSSVVVNASPEQVWRNVVSFSELPPPDEWVFQTGLAYPMRAEIQGTGVGAERHCVFSTGAFVEPITVWDEPRRLAFGVRDEPPPMVELSPYQLHPAHLDHYFSAKAGEFRLTPLPGGRTLLEGTTWYENRFWPESYWRQWSDLIVRRIHMRVLRHVKRLAEESAG